The following DNA comes from Magnolia sinica isolate HGM2019 chromosome 18, MsV1, whole genome shotgun sequence.
tgtgagctcattttagcatACATGAACAAAAATGAGTGGATCCTGTACTTAAGTGAGCCGAAACTGTGAGAATTGAACTTCCTACAGTTGGCCTTTTCTTATGGGAAgcggactggctggtgtaccagaCACCACCAACCTGGCTTGTGTGCGTACATGTCATGCGAAGACAAGCCCTAACACCCCTAGACCCcctagttgtacgaacagttcaagtcaaatcaaagttacgtgggccccacaatgatgtatttattatatcaacaccgttcatacATTACTTGGAAATATCATTCTAGGTATGTACTctaaaatgagtcatatacaaaACACAGgtggccacaccacaaatatcaaTGAAACAATGATTCTCATCcttaaaacattcctagggccattatgatatttatttaccatccaattttGTCATAAATTCACACGGACCTGGAAgatgagtaaaaacaaatatcagattggtctaaaacttttttAACTCCaacaggtttcaatggtagacactcaatccaaagcagtgtggtccacttgatcttttgatgtcTTATTCTTCGGTTCAATAGCTACAAAGAGCTCGCCAAATGTACGGACAGTTAGGATATTACACATAcgtcatgattggacccacagaacttggtgacgtcaatacaccagccacatcggtggtgtctggtacaccagtcaatccgcctTCTTACCTTCAACGAAGCAGCACATTTTCAAAAGACAGAAGCTTTCGAGGAAAATCCACAGCTGTTTCTCGAAGTCTAGACCACACATTCAAGCATTCGAGTTGCCGGACAGGCACCCACACTCAAAGTTTTCGTTGTCCTAGATTGTAACTCGGTGGAAAATTGTTAGGTGGGATAAACAATCACACACAACCAACGTTTCCGCTGTGGTAGATCACtaaggtggtgtttgggggagaaaaatcacctgtaagtaacttacaacctgtaagtcacttataggcAAATCTACtaaaaaactgcagggggatgggggtgggaagtcacttacaggctcaacggtcagatttttaaaaagaggggaagagggaaaaacgcaccaacccaccaaatctctctccgtctctgcaatctctcgctgcagttactgccttccgtctcttctcctcctaaaacggtagggtttcatctaccctttttttctcctttgaaaacgggagtggtttgacgttactctataaggcacgctggcatccaaacagtcacttatacgcacctgcgtattttttcacacgtgtcatgggcctctaatccgaacggaccatgtgatgcagcatcccatgaaaccgtcagggactgtggcctgtggttggtgatcctatagatcgtttatctggttggtctcactgtggcctgtggttggtgatcctgtgatgtactcgcagtgttggtgaatctcttagattgtacagttagaatgcaagtaatttaacgatctacatcagtgtttgtgaatctcttagatcctgagcatcaaactcctcattagagaatgagaaaaactttgatgatagagtgggattgatgatgcgctggcccttggaaattacatcagattgcatagttggaatgcaagtaatttaattactagattttctattaatgtttttaagtttagtcttaatgcttaaattgagttattactccatattatagattttttgaattcgtgggcccacttttatagcccacttgatgattgttttagcttaataattatctcaaatattcatcttgataggcttaacaaaataacatatttgatcccatgtttttttatatgattataatattttggaccgattccccaatctaagatatgctcgatgtgaatatacagctttttacctgtaagtaacttacaggttatccaaacagaaaaagtaacttacctgtaagtgacttacgacttacatccaaacaggttacctgtaagtaactttcacctgtaagtcacttacaggtaagtcacttacaacttaaaagaacttacaggcatccaaacaggccctaaagaacGATAAAGAAGGTATCTTATATTAGCTGGTGATTTCTTGAAGTGGGTCATAtgaatttatatttgatttccaTTGtaataacttctttttttttttctgtttacaGCAAAAGATTGTGATGAAAGTCCAGATGAACGACAATCTGAAGAGCCGGACCAAGGCCCTGAAAATTGCAGTCAGCATACCAGGTAACTTCACCAGCATTTAGCTCAGATGTAATGCGAAGATTGCAGTTCTAACTAATTCAACGGGGGATTAAAATGTCATCAAAATCAAGTGTCAGTTGAGCAAACTGAATCTCCATTGAGTCGATGAAGGCAGATTTGGGGACGGATGTGATGTGCTTGACCCCAATTCCAATTGCAATTCGATTTGAGATTCGTCCCAAATGGGTGCCGAAATGGAATCTAACCAGACAATATATTCATTTAAATGTTAAACTAGAGTACCTATGTCTTCTTGGTACCTTGAAGTTCTGAACCGAACTGAAGATATGCCATCAACCAGAGAGCCTGATGGACTAGCAGTCTTTGTAATTTCTGATTTGGGTTTTTAGTCGTCATTTTGATCGTGTTGCTTGCAGGTACTATATCTACTGCGTTGGAGGGCAGACATAAGGACCAACTTGTTGTGGTCGGTGAGGGAGTTGATGCGGTCGAGTTGATAAGTCTGCTTAGAAAGAAGATGGGATACACAGATCTCATTAGCATCGAAGACGTCCATGAGAATATAGAGATGAAGGACGAAGAAGGCAGGGGCGAGAAGAAAGACAAAGGAGGTGGTGGCTGCGAGAAGAAGGACAAGCCAGACGATAGTGAGAAGAAGGACAAAGAAGGCGGCGGCAGATCTGGCGAGAAGAATGACAAGGCGAGCGGAGAACTGAGAAAGATGGGGGCGAACAAAGTGTACGGTAGCTGGTTCATGTATGGGCCTGATACATGTGCGGAGGCTGTcccagacaaaccaaaacaagaaGAATGGCTGCTGACGGTGGCCCATTAAGAAGGAGAAAAACTTCCACTGGGCTCGCCTTCATTGTGTCCGTATGCCATTCAATATAGCAGCTGGAGCAGGGACGATGACAATCCATCTCTGCGAGTGGGCCTACAGGTTCTCTCCATCTCTTGTGGTGGTTTGGTTTTAGCTTGGATGTGGTGGGAAGTAGTGGGACATTGATTTCCGTTTACgagcctttttatttatttatttatttattgagacTGCCATGTAAGGAtatggataaagctgatatttgtgttttcgcttcatccattTGGTGTGACCTGTTCAACAGATCGGATGGTAAATGAacattaggggtcgtttggaaccgtggatttggggggatttcaagtcgcctggttgtttggcagcgtAAAGTAACCATGGGTTTGAAATTCCCTCAAaatagggggtttgaaatccactgtGAGAGtttagattacacctaaaatccattcaatagttgcatgtgtaacatgtgtgttacCATACTATTGTTCTATTGGGCACGTGGCTCActaatgatatctaaaaacaattagattatcaattgcatcactataactaatttaatatgatgatcaacaccatccaaacatcgtCCATGCAAATCAACggctaaaaattgttggttagtcacttggacatgattttgtgcttgtggcccatcctagacttggaatttcatcattttcgggcaaagcatatatttcagcgggcttattacaaccattgtgttaaacattaccTACATagttaattagatatattaaaattgatttagtaattaaattcaaacccccataGATATACCAtgtataactacttttggattaaagttgattcccattccatggtgccaaacacaataggaggatttcaaatccatgcttccaaacaggcccttatattgggaagtaggaagtttttaatagttgttcaatcaccactgtttcctgtggtggggtccacctgagatttgaatctgactcattttttggtctCACGACTGAGAATGTTATGCCCCTGGTGGGTTCGCATGCTTTTGTAAGAATAGACTCGCCATTGCGTGATGGACCTTACCATGGATGGTGGTTATTCTAGTTCCAGTTTCTACAGTCGTCTTCTGGACCCACCATGGATAGAAAGCAGGGTATACTTTGTTTCTGTTTGTTCAAATGGGTTCACTGTTGATCCGATGGACCGCAGGGATGCACTATTCTATATATCATCATCCGTAGGACCATCGTGGCCCTTGGATTTTTGTACGCAAATAGTCTATTAACGAAAGAAGGGCACTTGTTTGATACTCTAGAAGGgtgtaatggttgatatccaGGCACTCGAAATTTGCAATTGTGGCATATATCAGCTCAAATTAAGCCACTCAGATTGTAAATAGGAAATCATCATACGAAATATAAGTGCCTTTGGCTAATGGGAATTTGTTTGTTGAAAATTGGAATTTGTTTATTGAATTTGGAACGTTGATGTTTTTGGGCCATTTTATAAATCCATTAAATATTTGTAGATACACCACCTCGAAAAACTGTGTACGTGGAATTAAATGAGAGGAGGGAGGAGCAGCTGACATCGAGTGTAGCATATATTTGTGGGAAGGCCAGGTAAGAGTCCGTCCACCAGGCGCAGTGCGTGGAAGGATTGCATGGCTCAGCAGGGAAGGATTTCATCTCTGGGGAGGCTGTAATGCGACTTATGACACTAGTGGCATTTTCTTCAAAGGCAGATGATAGACGCAACGGAGAGAGTCTGGCCACAGCCCAAGAAGACACAGAGATAGCAGCGTGGGAAGGCTGCCTTTCAGGCGTGCAACTTATGTTTGTGGAAAGGCCTCATAGTCTTGAACCCCGGCAACAAGCTGGCAGATGTCCAGTCAGGTTGCTATTTGAGGAGACTGGGACCCAAATTGTGATTGCACAGGAGAAAAAGAGTGTTCGGCACAATGCTGTAGTTGCTCATCAATGGACCGAACGAGTATTAAGTACTCCTCGTGTGTTCAAACATGTAGGCTAGCTTTGGCCATGAAGGTGAAATTTGCTTAGGGAAAGACGTTGAAAGCCAAACGTTTCAGCAATTTCCTTGACAGACAATAGTCAATGTCCCTAAAATGCCATCAGTATTTTCTCTCCACCATGAAAATTTATATTCACGTACCAATAGCATAACCATTGACATAGAAAGAAACACGTTTGACATACCCATAAACACAAACACTGCTTCTCGTTCCAAAGCAATTTTCACATATAACCCATACAGTAAATACGTATGAAAAGGAAAACCACATATAATGTAAAAGCTACCATGTCCAAATACACATATGCAACATAGTACATGTCTAAAGCCAACTTTTCAACCATGCTGATAAAAAAACTCATGTTTTGCAATACCCATAGCCATGCCCAAATAACAACCATATTAAGCAAAGCCCATAGTCATATATAAAACCCATTTCCAGCTACGTTTATATATAGACAAACACACTTCTCATGGAAACAGACTCttgtccaagaaattccatgctaAAAATATACCCAGTAGACATTAATAGCCAAGCCTCTCACCCAAGGCAAATGCTACCCTTTAGCTCCACATTCTTGGTGAGGTCACTACACGCCCTTCAGCTCTACATCCTTGACGAAGTCATCACATTCGGTCACACATTTTATTCTTTTCATGTTCAACACCTTGCTCATCTCCTCAAATCTCAGACTAGAGCCACAGTGCAATAGATCTATAGCATGAACACAAACAATAGATTTTTAGGAGATACAACGATAGATCCATAACAAATACAACAATAGATCGATAATTGTAACAACAACATATTCATGACAGATGCACTAGCGGATATATATGAGAACCTAcacatttacatttgatttttggcccatccatctagatggtgaGAGCACTTAATGCACAATTTGTACGTTTCCAGTATGGTATGTAATTGCTTCTATGCACTTCCAGGCCCAAGCGTGTCTGGGCCTGGTTCATGAGTGTAAGACCCAAGTGCAAGCCCAGCCTGCCCAGCTTATGACCTCGATATGGTAGGGACAAAGGGGCCAAGCTGGCCAATAGGCTTTTGGTCCTTGCCTATTTTGGCTACGGCATGGGCTGAAATATTGTGCCTAAGAGCCCACGTCCTTGACATATTCCTCCAAACAAAAAAGTTAAAATTTTCTACATTTGTGATTTTTCGTACATATTCCATCCATGATGAGGTCCACAACATAGACGTGCCCAATTGATGCATCACCCATCCAAAGTTGCAGTACAGAAATGGCTCTGCTATATTGGGGTTCCAACGGCTCGATGTAGTGAGCCCTATTATTATAAGCCATGTTAAAAAATGACATTTATTAAACGCTCCTAGCCATGTAAGAAGTTATAACTGTTAAAAATTTTGGTTTCCGGCATCACATTAGCTTGGGTCATGCCTTGGGCAACCTGTAAGGGAGTAGCCCCAATGTTAtacactaaaaaagaaaaagattttccAGTCTATTTGAAGGCAATGACCATATGGCTAGGATCATTGAATCTGTGCATACTTCCATAAATCATTAATCCACATTGGGGAAAGTACATGGACGTTGCCAATTGAAACATAATCCTGCCAAATGTGTTATCCCAAAGATGGCTATACCATCTTCCAGCACTCTTGAGTTATCACCCTCTTAAACAAATATATCAATGAAGAGAAAGCATAAATAAAAAAGACTCTCCCTGTTAAAAAATATCAATGgtgagaaagcatataaataaataaaagtcagattttattttattttttccaatcCATAACAAACCCAATCTATGCTTTTTCTATATATTCACCGCCTTCTAAATTATTGTGttttttagataaaaataaatttcaaaaataaaagttatttttagaaagtaaataaatatattaattatttaaactttccataaatagtgtgtatagctagTCGGTAAGAGaaaggggtttttgcttatgcaaccagggttcaaatctcctcgagcaCAGTGCGAAGCACCGTTCACGCATGTGGCGAGGGCTGTAtggctgcttgggcgctttttggcgctatattaggcgcacttagcacttcgcatcATCTCAAGGAGTAAAAAGATAGTCTTTTTGACACatggttcaaaattttttggcCATGGTACAACTGtagggctgtagggctgcttgggctctttttggcgctttattaggcgcacttagcacttcacACATTcgcatcgtcgcaaggagcaaaaagatagtctttttggcacatggttcaaacttttttAGCCATGTACAATTGGAATTGAACGAGGGTTTATCCTGATGATTTTATGACCtttgttgattaagagtaattgtgacatgattgtacatgtggcacttatgccatgtgtcgcttatatGGATTcaatttttcctgttggataattGCTCCTGTCTGAAtaggtacagaaataactgccatatgacatagagtcatgtcctttcatgaaaatGCAATTATTTGCTATGAATGGGTATGGAatcttgaagaggctctttagcacttctttaggaagaaatccataaccttccagttgatataaatcctggatactataatccagaaggatggactcttaattcttaacattatatcatcttctgtgcaagtACTCTCGATTTAATCTCTTactgagttttttctgaacgtaTTAAGGCATAttagtgtcaaaactagagatctattcaacacttaaatgtgtaaattttcgttttaaaaattggattgagagttcattgtatcctgaagataatttgcagatttccttcatttgcacttgctagaattttcagaaaaaggggagaaaatctgtcttgagaaatcaactattcaagtcgagccttgaacccgatagatctgatcattttcttctatcctccgttgtgtattgGATTTCTAGCATTCAAAACAGATTTAACTCTGATTATAATGgaggcaattcattccattcaagttatgaaccaagactttgTACGGCTGGATCGTTTTgacggtcaattcttctcaagatggcaGCAGAAGATGCTTTTCTTTTTTACAACTCTGAAGTTATCTTACATCCTAGATGATGATCTGTCTTCTCTGACTGAGCCAAAAGACAATGACTCAGAACAGGTGAAGGCAGAacggaagaaaaggaaggaagatgattttttatgcaaaggtcatatcttAAACGCCCTCTCTAATTCCATCTATAACTCATACCGTAAAATATCCTCTGCTAAAGATCTGTGgacaaaattagatgaaaaaataaaactaaatagatcagtactcagaaatttctgatcgacaattatgtccaattcaagtttaaaaatgatcagccaattctctcccaagtaaccgaaatacagaacttggttgatgaattgaagattggtggTATAGATCTTCCTGAAGAACTCCTAGTCAGTGTAGTAAGTGTAAAATTATCctcatcatggtttgattataaaaaaaaactgaaacatGATGAGAGGAAGTACAATCTTGAAGGGCTTCAACGACATCTTTGTATAGAAGAAGAGTTCAGAAACCGAGACAAGAAAGAAAATGCTTCGGAAAATCATTCCAAAGCAAATATAGTAGAAGATGACAAGTCAAAAATTTAGAACTCCAAATCTATTCCCCCAAAGAAAGATAAAGAgtttaagaaaaagggaaagaaaaagggcAAGTGTCACTTTTGCAATAAGCTAGGACACTACATAAAGGAATGTCGACACAGGAAGAAGCAACTGAAAACTTAGGCTAACATAACAGAAGACCAACTTGTAACAATGGTTACTGAAGCTAACACAGTAATATccgatggtggatggtggctagatACTGGTGCAACCATTCACATTTCAAAGGACTGAAACATCTTTAAGACCTATGAAGGTATTACAactggacaagaagtgaagatgggtAATAATGTTCGTACGAACATTGTTGGAAAAGGAATAGTCGATCTTCATTTTACATCAGGCAAAAGACTGACACTAGCAAATGTATTGCATGTACctgacatgtctaaaaatctagtgtcagacgatcttctcaataagagaggattcaaaatagtgattgagtctgataagttggttatcaccaAGAATGTTATATTTGTTGGCAAAGGATATTCATGTAATGATATTATTAAACTAAATATTActaataataatgatgtttccgTTTATATAGTGGATTTAGTATCTTTATGGCATGCTAGACTAGGTCATATTAATTattattcaatgaaaagaatgatgatcctGAGACTTATACCGAAatatgaaatacaacaaaaagggaAATGTAATGTGTGTGCCCATCTAAAATAATCAGAAAACCATCTGGGATTGGCATGAGAAAAACACAACCCATGGAGTTAATTCattctaatatttgtgatttaaataataccttaactTGTGGAGGAAAAatgtattttatcacatttattgATGACTTCAGTAGATTTTCAAatgtatacttgataaaatctaaagatgaagcctttgaaaagtttaagctttataaggCAGAAATAGAAAATTAGTTGAATGTAAAGATTAAAGCCCTCGGAAGTGAT
Coding sequences within:
- the LOC131232585 gene encoding uncharacterized protein LOC131232585 isoform X2 yields the protein MKVQMNDNLKSRTKALKIAVSIPGTISTALEGRHKDQLVVVGEGVDAVELISLLRKKMGYTDLISIEDVHENIEMKDEEGRGEKKDKGGGGCEKKDKPDDSEKKDKEGGGRSGEKNDKASGELRKMGANKVYGSWFMYGPDTCAEAVPDKPKQEEWLLTVAH